A DNA window from Arachis duranensis cultivar V14167 chromosome 3, aradu.V14167.gnm2.J7QH, whole genome shotgun sequence contains the following coding sequences:
- the LOC107481057 gene encoding protein C2-DOMAIN ABA-RELATED 1: MEHMMGLLRIHVQKGVNLAVRDVLSSDPYIIIRMGKQKVKTKVVKKSINPEWNDDLTLSISDPSLPVQLFVHDKDTFSLDDKMGDAEFDISPFVEAVKMRPQGVLNDTIVKRVQPSRQNCLAEESHIVWRDGKVVQNMVLRLRNVESGEVELQLHWIDIPGAKAL, translated from the exons ATGGAGCACATGATGGGTCTGCTGAGAATTCATGTCCAAAAAGGGGTTAACCTTGCTGTAAGGGATGTACTAAGCAGTGACCCTTATATCATCATCAGAATGGGCAAGCAG AAGGTGAAGACTAAGGTGGTGAAGAAGAGTATAAACCCTGAATGGAATGATGATTTGACTTTGTCTATTTCAGATCCTAGTCTCCCAGTACAGCTA TTTGTGCATGACAAGGACACATTCAGCCTTGATGACAAAATGGGGGATGCTGAGTTTGATATCAGTCCGTTTGTGGAAGCGGTGAAGATGCGGCCGCAAGGCGTCCTGAACGACACCATAGTCAAAAGGGTGCAGCCTAGCAGACAGAACTGTTTGGCAGAGGAGAGCCACATTGTGTGGAGAGATGGCAAAGTGGTtcagaacatggttcttaggCTAAGAAATGTGGAGTCTGGTGAAGTGGAGCTACAACTCCATTGGATTGACATTCCTGGTGCCAAGGCTCTTTGA
- the LOC107481058 gene encoding protein C2-DOMAIN ABA-RELATED 1, which translates to MENMMGLLRIHVQRGVNLAIRDVVSSDPYIIIKMGKQKLKTRVVKKNLNPEWNDDLTLSISDPNLPVHLHVYDRDRLSFDDKMGDAVFEIGPFIEAVKMRLHGVPNDTIVTRVQPSRQNCLAEESQIVVRDGKVVQNMVLRLRNVECGEVELQLHWIDIPGSKGL; encoded by the exons ATGGAGAACATGATGGGTCTTCTGAGAATTCATGTCCAAAGAGGGGTTAATCTCGCTATCAGAGATGTAGTGAGCAGTGATCCTTATATCATCATCAAAATGGGCAAGCAG AAGCTGAAGACTCGGGTAGTGAAGAAGAATCTGAACCCTGAATGGAATGATGATTTGACTCTCTCCATTTCAGATCCCAATCTTCCAGTGCACCTA CATGTATATGACAGGGACAGATTGAGCTTTGATGACAAAATGGGGGATGCTGTGTTTGAGATTGGTCCGTTTATTGAAGCGGTGAAGATGCGTCTGCATGGTGTCCCTAATGACACCATAGTTACAAGGGTGCAGCCTAGCAGACAGAACTGCTTGGCAGAAGAGAGCCAAATTGTGGTGAGGGATGGCAAAGTGGTGCAAAATATGGTTCTCAGGCTTAGAAATGTGGAGTGTGGTGAAGTGGAACTTCAACTTCATTGGATTGACATTCCTGGTTCCAAGGGCCTCTAG